The Gordonia westfalica genome has a window encoding:
- a CDS encoding DUF7620 family protein, which translates to MWGFKTKGASAHEVDARSKRNARSAEEARSESARLAERARPVQRELRDQLERNHWAELIFGRLN; encoded by the coding sequence ATGTGGGGATTCAAGACCAAGGGGGCGAGCGCGCACGAAGTTGATGCGCGCTCGAAGCGAAACGCGCGATCGGCCGAAGAAGCCCGGTCCGAAAGCGCACGGCTCGCCGAACGGGCGCGGCCGGTACAGCGGGAGCTTCGTGACCAGTTGGAACGCAACCACTGGGCCGAGCTGATCTTCGGAAGGCTGAACTAG